In a single window of the Thermus amyloliquefaciens genome:
- a CDS encoding RNA-binding protein: protein MADLASYLKRARGGRVVQTGFLDLEAQALLEAAARAEGLKVAFFGGFPLAERKVAVLYPPEIPAVHDPVEVAFLEKEPPDLGEAMGDLEVWEGGFLVALLPQGRKALQEAGFALLPPPEGALRARGERVRTLVVPSLRVDAVGAKGFGVSRNYFAQGVRAGKVRLRGKVASPKDEMAPGDTLLAEGLGSLRLLEVLGETRRGNYKIKVEVER, encoded by the coding sequence ATGGCGGACCTGGCCTCCTACCTCAAGCGGGCCCGGGGTGGGCGGGTGGTGCAGACGGGGTTTTTGGACCTCGAGGCCCAGGCCCTCTTGGAGGCGGCCGCCCGGGCCGAGGGGCTCAAGGTGGCCTTCTTCGGGGGCTTTCCCCTGGCGGAGCGCAAGGTGGCCGTGCTCTACCCCCCGGAGATCCCTGCCGTGCACGACCCCGTGGAGGTGGCCTTCCTGGAGAAGGAGCCCCCGGACCTGGGGGAGGCCATGGGGGACCTGGAGGTGTGGGAGGGGGGGTTTCTGGTGGCCCTCCTGCCCCAGGGGAGGAAGGCCCTCCAGGAGGCGGGCTTTGCCCTTCTTCCCCCGCCCGAGGGGGCCCTAAGGGCCAGGGGCGAGCGGGTGCGCACCCTGGTGGTGCCCTCCTTAAGGGTGGACGCGGTGGGGGCCAAGGGGTTCGGGGTCTCCCGCAACTACTTCGCCCAAGGGGTGAGGGCGGGGAAGGTGCGGCTAAGGGGCAAGGTGGCCTCCCCCAAGGACGAGATGGCCCCCGGGGACACCCTTTTGGCGGAGGGTTTGGGGAGCCTGAGGCTCTTGGAGGTGCTTGGCGAAACCAGGCGGGGAAACTATAAAATCAAGGTGGAGGTGGAACGGTAG